Within Candidatus Poribacteria bacterium, the genomic segment TATTAAGCAGCTAATGCTAATTCTTCATCAGCATTTATAAGTGTTCCGCCTATTTAACGAGGCCTGCGGAGACCTCGACATGCAACCTATATTTCATTCACCTTCGTCGAAACCTTGACACCCCCAGATAGGAAATAGATGGTTAGAATAGAAATTGTACCAATAGGATTCTACTACCGATTCATCCGTCTACGAACGCTATCAATTATATGCCCGTATCTCATTTGCAGTCGCTTCACGTTCAATTTTATCGCGTTTATCATAAAGCCGCTTACCCATCGCAACAGCCAACTCTAATTTGACTTTACCGTTGCTAAAGTAGGCACGCGTCGGGACGATGGTCATTCCTTTTGAACGGATCGAACGTTCAAGCTTCGTGATCTCCCGTCGATGCAACAATAGTTTCCGTTTCCGTTTCGGCTCGTGATTTGCAATATTCCCGTGTTCATACGGACCGATATGAGCATCAATCAGAAAGACTTCGCCGTCTGTCACCTGCGCATAACTATCAGTGAGGTTAAGCCGTCCGGAGCGAATCGCCTTCACTTCAGTGCCTTGCAAGACAACACCGGCTTCATACCGATCACGCAAGTGATAGTCATACCGCGCCTTTCGATTTATTGTAATCACTGGAGACGTAGAATCTTTAGCATTTTTCATCGTGACATTAAAGTATAACACAAAACGAACTTAGAGACAAGAAAAAACATCAGAAAATCTGAAGTATCTTCTCAAAATTAGATTTCAATTGAAAAAAGCCCGTAGATCTGATAAACTATACCCTAAAGTCCCTGTTGTTAGATAGACTGAGACCCTGTGCTTCGGTATACTTTCAAAACAAGAAAGGAGTGCTTGATGCAAGAATTTTACGACACCCGTGCACCGAATCCGCCTAC encodes:
- the smpB gene encoding SsrA-binding protein SmpB, with translation MKNAKDSTSPVITINRKARYDYHLRDRYEAGVVLQGTEVKAIRSGRLNLTDSYAQVTDGEVFLIDAHIGPYEHGNIANHEPKRKRKLLLHRREITKLERSIRSKGMTIVPTRAYFSNGKVKLELAVAMGKRLYDKRDKIEREATANEIRAYN